The genomic region TACAATGACATGAACGAGCCGTTGTTCAGCAACAACCCCTCGCTCTCGCTGCCTACTCCTTATACAATTTCCGATACCAAAAACAAGTTCATTGTGGTTGGTTGTGATGCTTTAGCACTATTTCAAGGCCACCGGGGGGATGAGAACTACACAACCGGGTGTATGTCAATATGTAACGACAATGTTGGCAGTGCTAATGCATCTTGCTCTGGTATTGGGTGCTGCCAAACTTCCATCCCTAGTGGTCTTCAGAGTCTTGGTATGAAAGTGAGTAGTTTTACAATCACTCGTACATAACAAGCCACTGCGGCTATGCCTTGATAGTGNNNNNNNNNNNNNNNNNNNNNNNNNNNNNNNNNNNNNNNNNNNNNNNNNNNNNNNNNNNNNNNNNNNNNNNNNNNNNNNNNNNNNNNNNNNNNNNNNNNNNNNNNNNNNNNNNNNNNNNNNNNNNNNNNNNNNNNNNNNNNNNNNNNNNNNNNNNNNNNNNNNNNNNNNNNNNNNNNNNNNNNNNNNNNNNNNNNNNNNNNNNNNNNNNNNNNNNNNNNNNNNNNNNNNNNNNNNNNNNNNNNNNNNNNNNNNNNNNNNNNNNNNNNNNNNNNNNNNNNNNNNNNNNNNNNNNNNNNNNNNNNNNNNNNNNNNNNNNNNNNNNNNNNNNNNNNNNNNNNNNNNNNNNNNNNNNNNNNNNNNNNNNNNNNNNNNNNNNNNNNNNNNNNNNNNNNNNNNNNNNNNNNNNNNNNNNNNNNNNNNNNNNNNNNNNNNNNNNNNNNNNNNNNNNNNNNNNNNNNNNNNNNNNTGCCCCTACTCAAACGGATCAGTTTGTTAATGAGGTTATTGTTCTTTCTCAAATCAACCACAGAAATGTAGTAAGGTTATTAGGTTGTTGTTTAGAGACAGAAGTCCCTTTACTAGTACATGAGTTCATCACCCAGGGCACTCTATTTGAGCACATTCACAAGAATAAGGGTAAAGGGTCATTACTTTCATGGGAACTCCGATTGAAGATAGCATCAGAAACTGCAGGAGCATTAGCATACTTGCACTCCTCCACTTCCACACCAATCATTCACCGGGATGTGAAGACAATGAATATACTGTTAGATGACAACTACACAGCCAAAGTGTCAGATTTTGGAGCTTCACGTTTCATTCCTATCGATCAGACTCAACTAGCAACATTGGTGCAAGGGACATTTGGATATTTGGACCCTGAATACTTCCATTCAAATCAACTAACAGAAAAGAGTGACGTCTATAGCTTTGGAGTGGTACTAGCAGAGCTACTCACAAGTAGAGTAGCTCTTTCTTTTGCAAGGCCTGAGGCAGAGAGATGCCTTGCACACTTTTTTGTTTGTTCGGTGGAAGATGGCAACTTGAACCAAATTCTATGTGATGACATTGTTAAGGAAGAAGATATTGATCAGAGAGTCATAGAGAATGTAGCACATCTTGCAAAGAGATGTTTGAGGGTAAAAGGGGAGGAAAGGCCTACCATGAGAGAAGTAACCATGGAGCTAGAAGGAATGATTATGACAAAGCATCCATGGGGTTCTGCAGATCATAACTTCCCAGAAGAGACTATGCACTTGCTGGGATCACCTAATACTTTCATGGATTACATTGTCGATGTTGATGGCGATGGTGGTCCTGGTACAACCAGTGCGTGTGACAGCATGCAACTCGAATTGTTAAATTCATATGCTGATGGGCGATAGAGTTAATAGACTGTATAATTTTCGGTGATTGAAATGTAAACCTTTATCAGATTGCGTGGTGTTTAAATGTATCTTTTCTGTGTGTATGTGTATAAATACGAAGTTAATCAGGTCTCTTATATATGCACTCTCCAAAAGAATTTACCCAACACTCAACCCCCATTCCACATATATTAAGTGCATATATTGAACAGATTACCATCCCATTATATTCAAGCGCATGCAAGGAGTAGAAATCAATACAAGCAACGCATTGATAGTACTATTTGTATAGGTTACTTTGTCATGCAAAGGCAAGAAGGCAAAAACAGTACTGATTCTCAAAACAGTCTATCGTAGTTTATAATTCTAGTGACAGTGAAGGACTTACAGATATCTAGTTGCCAGTTGAATTGGGAACACGAATTCAGCAGAGGACACAGGTAAAGTTTTGTCCTTTGCAAATTTCATACATAATCCTTGTAAAGAGAGTTGAAAAACTCGAAACCATAAGGGGAACACATTTAGAAATGATACTGGAAGCGGGTGACGGAAGTTACGGGTTCGAGTTCGGGTTGCTTTGGGTGGGCCCGGGTGGCGGATGAGCGTGGGGAAGAAGACGACGATGGGGCTGGCACCTGGGCGGAGGAGTAAGTCATGGCGTTCTACTGAGGAAGTGAGTTGCTTCAGTACACGATTCTCTTTTCCAGCCTGCGTAAGGCCCGCTATCCTAGGTTCCGCCTAGACGAACTTGGGCTCCGCCTAGCCCGCTTAAACCCGATTCGGCCTTGGCCCAAGTTTTCTGTTTGGGCTTGTCTTTCATTTTTTTTTTAATGCTTGACTGTCGGCCAGATAGTGCCAAGCAACACCAAGAAATGTTCATATTTTACAAACTATTGGAATAGACGAATAGTCCAAGGCTCAAAGCTGAAAAAACTATATATAAATCTCACCTTTCATGCTTGACTTTGGAAGTTGATAACTACTATCATGTCGTCATCACCAAGAAGGGACAACCCAGCACAGTATCAGTATGCAAACTATAATGTTAATGGAGACTAGCTAGACAGGACGACATTTTTAAATACTCACTTCCATGTTTATAAGGGCAAGCTTCGTAGCAGTTGCCTTGTTAAGCATTAACTACAACATGTTATATGTAGTACTATCCATTCCCATGCTGCTATGCCTTTCGTAATTCCAAGGATGTGTATGATCAGGCAACTCTGTTCACTAGTGGTGGGAATGATCGTATTACGGTCTGTACCAACAGCAACCGCAGCACCACCACCACATGCCCTGCCACGGTGCACCGGAAACTGTGGTGCCCTCCCAATTCCATATCCATTTGGGATAGGCGATGGATGTTACCTTCGACCAGAGTTCAACATCACTTGTGACCAATCCACCACACCCCCATCAGCAAACCTCACGAACACTACTACTTCTATCACCCACTTCTCCATTGTCGAGGGTGAGTTGCAAGTACTGCAGGCTGTGGCCCAAGATTGCTATGACGACAAGGGTGTACTCATAAACAACAAACCAAGTAGCCTGGAGTTACCTTTTCCTTATACAATTTCTGAAAGAAACGAGTTCTATGCTGTTGGATGTAATAGCATAGCAACGTATCAAGGTACTAGAATCTTGGGGCCAGATGAGGAAGAAAACTCGGGGAACACTGTGACAGTGTGTGAAAATAGGCTAGGAAAAGAGCTTCCCGCGGTTTGCAACTTATTTGGGTGTGCCCGGAGTTCTGTCCCGGCTGGACTACACAACATTTCAGTGACACTGGCTGCACTGGGTTCGCAACGAAGGGTTAATGACAGCTGGAACGTCAAGTACCCCTGCAGCTATGCCTTCATTAATGAACAAGACAATTTCACATTCGCCGAAGCTAGAAGTTTTCAGCAACTGCAAACCACAAGGCAGCTACTTCCGGTGATTCTTAATTGGGTGATTGATACTCGGGTGACTGGGGAGAAGTCAGACACATGTGATAAAGCTCTATTAAGGGAGGATTATCCGTGCAAAGAAAACAGCAGGTGTATCAATCAGCAAAGACAGTTTTTGCATTATAGACCTGTCAATGTGCCTGTAGGTTACTTGTGCCAGTGCTTGCCAGGCTACGAAGGGAATCCATACGTCGGTTGCCGAGGTAATGACGATTCTTTCTTTGAACTATATACAAATACAGATCTGCTATAATGTGTGCGTTATGTGTTACATATGTGCGTGTGCGCGTGCACATCAATCAATTTGTTAGTTGCTCCTGCCTGCTGCAGATTTTTTTTTTTTTTTTTTTTTGGCGAATGGATAGTTATATTAAACCAACAAAGAGAAATACAACAACAATACAATAGTCAACAGACCCAACACACTGGGCCAAGACCAGAGTAAGACAGAAACAAATGGACTTAAACCAGGCAAGCCCAAAGATACAATTGCATAACAGCAAACAGAGGACCCAAGACCTACTTCCACGACAGCGCCGCCGACCACAAAACTGGAGTCGCGATCCGGCAGAGATCGGAGAAGAAGGCAAGAGAAACTTGCTGCACCTTCATGTATCTGAGTTCCAAACAAGCACCAAGCCAACTGCAATCCAAATAAGAAAACATGAAAATCAGACCTCAAACAATCTTCGTGAGGAAGAGCTTCTTCTGCCAAGATATCAACTAGACAAGCTAGATGAAGAAAGAGGGAGGTTAGATCCGTATATGGATCAAAGAGACAGGCACAAGTGCAAGCAGTCCCTTGTAGCATCCCCCGGTGCTCAATCGGGATATACCCTACTCGATTTAAGCTCCTAGGAGCATATTTACAGGAATCGGCAGATTGAAAGAGATAAGAGCCGCCACCATTGGCGACCCGCAATGAGAACACCAAGTTTGAGGAGGAGAAAGTCAGATCTGGAAAAAAGAGGGCATGGGACAAGAGGAACTGACCGAGACGAAGAAGACAAAGAAAGATAACAGACCAAACAAAGTAACCGGAAAGCCGAAAGGAGAGGCATATCGCCTCAGATCGGAGTAGAACTCCGAGGAAAACCGGCCAAGACGGCTGGAGGATAGATCCTAACAAGGGTGGAACCGATATAGAAGACATACTTCTAGATAAGGGAAATAACAAGAAAGCAGGAAATTGAGAGTCTCCCCCGATTCTTAAGCCAAGGTTCTAGATCGGAAAGATCTAGATCTGGCCAAAGAATGGGGGAGGAGGGACACAGACTTGCTGGGGGGTTTCTAGAGAGAAGGGAGACGTTCTCTCTCTAGAGTATGGAAAGTTGAATCCGGTTTTTTCCTGCCTGCTGCAGATTACAGCCCCAAAATGGGGTTTCATCAGACTTTTTGGTATATGCTTGCATGACTATCCTTTCTTTTTTCAGATATTGATGAGTGCTCGATGCTAAGATCATGCGTCAATGGAGCGTGCGTTAATATGCCAGGAAATTACTCCTGTGTATGTCATAAGGGATACAGAAACTACACCACCCTTGACGGACGCTTCTGCATTGAAGATGATCCCGGCACTAAACAAGCTCCTCTCTTGCTTATTTATATGTGTAAGTATATATGTACATATTACTATAGCTACTACCCTGCATCTAATTTCTTTGTTAGTATTTCTGTTTCTAATTTTACCTCAGTTAATGACTACACATCTTGAATCATTCAGTTGCCGCCGGCATTCCGGGAATCTTGTTTCTAGTAATCGGTACATGGTGGTTTTACAAAGCCATTAAGAAGAGGAAAAGCAATAAGCGGAAGAAGATGTTCTATAAGCAAAACGGTGGTTTGTTACTAGAGCAGCAATTATCTTCTGGTGAGGTTAATGTTGAAAAAATTAAGCTGTTCAGTTCAAACGAGCTAGAGAAAGCCACAGATCATTTCAATGCAAACAGGATTCTGGGAGAGGGAGGCCAAGGTACTGTTTACAAAGGAATGTTAACAGACGGAAGAATTGTTGCGGTAAAGAAGTCTAAGATAGTTGATGGAAGTGAAATTGCAGACTTCATCAATGAAATTGTGATCCTTTCACAAATTAACCACAGACATGTTGTCCAACTATTGGGGTGTTGTTTAGAGACTGAAATTCCTCTTTTGGTCTATGAATACCTACCAAACGGCACACTTTCTCACTACATTCATAACCAAGATCAAGAGTTTCCTCTTACATGGGAAACACGCTTACGAATTTCGATCGAAGTTGCAGGAGCTCTCTCCTACTTGCACTCATCAGCTTCTTGTCCTATTTACCATCGAGACATCAAGGCTGCAAACATACTATTAGATGACAAGGATAGAGCAAAAGTTGCAGATTTTGGAACCTCAAGATCTGTTTCCATTGACCACACACATCTTACCACCCTAGTACATGGAACATTTGGTTATTTGGATCCAGAGTACTTCCACTCTAGCCAATTTACAGACAAGAGTGATGTGTATAGTTTTGGTGTAGTCCTTGCTGAACTTTTAACTGGACAAAAACCAGTTTCTGTGACGCGGTCGCAGGAAAGCAGAAGCCTAGCAGCTTATTTCCTTCTTTCCATGGAGCAGAATCTTCTGTTTCATATTCTTGATGATCAAGTTATAAATGACGGTGGGAAAGAAGTGATTACAGCAGTCGCAAACCTTGCACGACGATGCTTAAATATGAAAGGAAAAAAACGTCCTACTATGAAAGAAGTAGCAGTGGAATTGGAGCGAATCCGATTGTCAACTAAAGGTTTCGATCATGTTCAAGAATATCTGACAGATAATGGAGACGTTCCAACCCAGGGAATAACCACCGAGGCTCATTGGGATGCTGTTTCTACATCAACCGATTTTTTTACAGAAGGTGGTACAGGTTCTTCATGGGATGTACAACCACTATTGTTTGACACCCTGTAGTGAAGAACAAATGGCAGTTGTGATATTCTATTATCTGGGTAAGGCATTGCACTCATCTAAATTTTTATATACGCCAACCATTAGTTAGTTTGATGTTTGATGTTTAGTGCATCATCAAATGAAGACTAGATTATAAACCATATGATCTCTACTTAAATATTGTCCATGTATGGTGGTTGTAGTTTATAATTTATACCCATAGGCAATAATATATACTTGATCTTGAAGCAGGAATCAATTCTTTTGTATGAAACTATGAACAGCTTGATCAGCAAGCTGGCTGAACTAAACATTATTGACCTCTTCAGTATCAACTAGTCACCACCTGCTATACTTAATTGACACTTAAAAAAGATCATAAATCCTGAACAGATACTTTCTTTTGCAGGGCTTGAGAGGCAGAGAGCTAGAGGAGTTAGATAAATTCAAATGCTCATGAAATGGTTAAAGAGTTAGAGAGTTGGATAAATTCAGACGATCAAAATGATTGACTCAACATAGTTTATCAGTCTTGTTATAGTGAATATCACTGAATCATGATAGTGAAGGACTTACAGAGATCTAGTTGCAAGTTGAATGAGGAACACATATGGAAGCAAGACTCACAGGAAAAGTTGTTTCCTTTGCAAAACTCAAGAAGAGTAACACTCCTTGCAATGAGAAAGTTCACAACTTAGCCTGGTGAAATGAACCATCAATTGCTTCACATACTTGATGACTAGCTATCACCCCTGTTTACAAATCACAATGCAGTAACAAGTAAAAGAAGACACGGAGTTTACCTTTCTCTGTTTTCTTTTAACCAAGGTGATGACATTATATAAAATAAAACAATAAGGGGAACAACACTGTTCATATCTTTGCTGAATTGTGTTTTTCCCCCAAGTTTCGGTGAATTGTGTTTTGCCCCAAGTTGGTGAATGGTCGTTTATCTTTTAATGCAATTTATTTACGAATATGTCATTATACTGACCAAAAAGACTGTGTTACCGCTTAATACAAATTTATTTACAAATGTTCAATTGTTCTAATTAAAAAGACGTTTGTGTCCTTGAGAATTTTGTTACTTCTTTATTTTCCATTTTTACTTGGTTGTGGGCATGAGGTCAGAGATGTCCATGGTGGGTTTTGGCAAGGGGAAGGCCATGGTATGGTGGTGGAATTAAAAAAGGATGGTAGAGACTATGGGGTTGATGGTGAATTTTGTGCAGGTGGCGGAATAGGAGGTGGTAGAATTGGAGGTGAGCAGTGGATTTTGCAAGCATGAAGGCCATGATATTGGTGGTAGATTTGGGAAAGATGGATGTGTTTGTGGAAAAATAAGGGAAGGCGAGGAAATCGGCGGTAGATTTAGAAAATGTGGTCGCATGGGAGGCGTGAGATGGGGATTAAATATTGTTTATCATCAAGAAATCCTAACCCGCAGCAACGCGCAGGTGGTATCTAAAACACTGTTAGACAAATTTTTATTTACTAGAATAGAATAAATGACCAAGTATCTTCTCAAACAGGACCAAATGAAAAAATCAAAGCCTCTCAGTCGGCAACCTTGCTTGGCCAAAGAAGTTATCTAGCTTGTATGCTCAACTTTGGGCACCCCGTCGCTTATGGACTATTACCAAGTTCCAAGTGCTTTATTTCATTGAATATTTTACATGGTGTCAATTCACGTTTGTATACTACCTCTTCTCTTTCTAGATGGAATCAAATAGTAGTGCAATGGCCTTGCATGTGATACTCATTATGCAATTCTCAGTAATGGGAGTACTACTGGTTGCATTAGCAGCAGCTGATCAAGCTCTCCTGCCTCAAGCTCTGCCTGGCTGCACTGACCGCTGTGGTGATCTCGTAATTCCATACCCATTTGGCATAGGTGAAGGGTGTAGTCAAATAGAACAAGGTATTTGGGAATTTCTGATTAATTCATTCATCCCTAAGAATAGGGTTAATATACATGATACATAGTAACCTATTAGGAAACTAATCCCTATTAGGAAACTAATACTACTAATATAATATTTACATTCCTAGCACCATAAGGGTGCGTGACTCACGCCAACACTCCCCCTCAAGTTGGCGCATACAAATCACAAATGCCCAACTTGTCAAGTGAGTCACGAAAGGCTTTAGCTGAGAGAGCCTTTGTAAGAATATCAGCTAACTACTCCTCTGTAGGGACAAAAGGGAAATAAATGACTTGTCCATCTAATTTCTCCTTAATAAAGTGTTGATCTACCTCCACATGCTTAGTACGATCATGTTGAACAAGATTGTGTGCAATTTCAATTGCAGCTTTATTATCACAATACAGAGGCATAGCCTTCCTCTGTTTAAACCCCAAATCTCTCAACAAATGTCTCAACCACAACATCTCGCAAAGTCCTCTAGCCATTCCTCTATACTCTGCTTCAGCACTAGAACGAGCCACCACATTTTGTTTCTTACTCTTCCAAGTTACCAAGTTACCACCAACAAATGTAAAATAACCAGAAGTGGACCGACGATCTGTGATGTTACCTGCCCAATCTGCATCTGTGTACCCAGAAACATTCAAGTGACTATGTTTGGAGAAGATCAATCCTTTCCCTGGAGCAGACTTCAAATACCGCAATATGCGAAACACAGCGTCCATATGAGTCTCACTGGGATTATGCATGAATTGACTGACAACACTAACTGCATAGGCTAGGTCTGGTCTAGTGTGAGACAAATAAATCAACCGACCAACTAACCTTTGATATCTTGCTCTATTTGTAGGAAACTGATCTAAATACTCTGCTAACCGATGGTTTTGCTCAATAGGAGTATCAGCAGGTTTGCAGTCAAGCATACCTGTTTCTGCTAACAAGTCTAGAACATACTTTCGTTGACTCAAAACAATGCAATTTTTTCCACGAGCAACTTCAATTCCCAAGAAGTACTTTAAACTACCCAAATCCTTCATCTCAAATTCAGAAGACAACTGCAATTGTAACCTTTGTATCTCCTCACTATCATCACCTGTCACAACCATATCGTCTACATAAATAATTAAGGCTGTCACCTTACCACACCGATGTTTAAGAAACAAAGTATGATCCGAGTTGCTCTGACGGTATCCAATTTCTTTCATAAACTTGCTAAACCATCCAAACCAAGCTCTGGGAGATTGCTTCAGACCATAGAGAGACTTCTGCAACTTACACATCAACTGTTCTCCGGTAGAAGTATCGTACCCAGGAGGCAAATCCATATAAACTTCTTCATGCAAATCACCATGCAAGAATGCATTTTTAACATCAAACTGCTGCAGTTGCCAATCAAGGTTAGCTGCTAATGAAAGAAGTACCCGAATTGTGTTCATTTTAGCCACAGGTGCAAAAGTCTCATCATAATCTACCCCATACTTCTGAGTATAGCCTTTTGCTACTAACCTTTCCTTGTACCTGTCCACAGAACCATCAGAATTATGTTTCATCGTATACACCCACCGACAACCAACTGTCTTCTTCCCTGGTGGCAATGACACTAACTCCCACGTATGATTCTTCTCAAGAGCATCCATCTCAACTTTCATTGCCTGCATCCACTTCTCATCCTTCATAGCATCCTGCACTTTACTAGGAAGAGACACAGAAGATAATTGATTCACAAAGGCTACATATGGTTTAGACAACCTGTGGGTAGACACATAATTAACAATTGGATATTTAGCCTTAGCACTTAGAGTAGGTTCATAACGTTTTGGAGGCTGACCACGGGGTTGAACGACTAGGCAAGATTTTAGTTGGAACATTATTTGACACAGAAGAACTAGTAGAAAAACAAGGATTAGGACATACCTCGGGTGATGATTCAGCAGGTGAGACCGATGAAGAAGAGGGAGAGACAGAAGAGCCATTTAAAACAGCGCCAGAAGACTGCAACACATCATCAGATTCAGGATCTGAAATCACTTCCCTGGCCGATCGGTCGGATTGTTCTGGATCTAATTGACCGTTGGGTAAAACACTGCCCAAAGATTCTTCTCTAACCGGACATTCAGATTGATCTGGTGTGTCACTGATTCCACTTTTTTCTGTTTCTATCTCGGATGACTGATCTGTAGAGTTGGGCTGACCATTTGGTGAAATTTTGTCGTTCTTTTCAAGCTCTGTCGCTACACACTCCACCCTTGTGACTTCTGGTGTCACACTCTCATTATGTCCAACAAACAAATCTTCATAATAACTAAACCTCTCCCCCTGACGAGGAGTCACAGGAGGCAGGAAATAACATACATCTTCACTGAAAGTAACATCCATGGTGACATAAAACCTTTGGGACTGAGGATGATAACATTTGTAGCCTTTCTGCTGAGAGCCATACCCAACAAATACACACTTAAGGGCTCTAGCATCCAATTTTGACCTTTGATTTTTATAGAGATGAACATAAGCAACACAACCAAAAACACGAGCAGGAAGAGTATTAGCTGAAGGGATAGAAACATAGTTAGACAAGACCTGAAGTGGGACACGACCTTGAAGAGGGGCAGAGGGAAGGCGGTTAATAAGATGAGAAGCACATAAAATAGCTTCTCCCCAAAGGTACTTTGGCATATTAGCACTTAGCAGAAGAGACCGAGCCATATCCAGAAGGTGACGATTTTTCCGTTCAGACACCCCATTTTGCTCAGGTGTCTGTGGACATGAAGTTTGATGGATTATGCCATGGTGTTGGAAATACTCACGAAAAGAATGATTGACAAACTCCCCCCCATTATCGGAACGAAAGACCTTAATATGAGCATCATATTGAGTACGAACAAGATTATGGAATGCTGTAAAGGCAGAGAAAACAGATGCTCTTGACTTAAGCAAAACTACCCAAGATAATCGAGTAAAGTCATCAATGAATAACACAAAGTATCGCATTCCAGAAAGAGTAGAATTTTTGGAAGGGCCCCACACATCAGAATGGATTAACTCAAACGGAAAACTACTAGAATGAAAACGCGAAGGATAGCTAGACCTATGACTCTTAGCCAAAGCACAAGTTTCACAATGCAAACTAGACTCACTCACTCCGAAAAACAACGAAGGCATGGACTTTTTCATTACCCCCAAAAGATGGATGTCCCAAACGTATGTGCCACAACCATAACTCACTCAACCGATCAGAACTCAATGTCAGGGCCAAAGGTTGTTCTGGTGCTTGNNNNNNNNNNNNNNNNNNNNCCAATGATCACCCGAGTGCACAGATTCTGAAAAACAACATACATTGGATAAAAGGTCACGGAAC from Fragaria vesca subsp. vesca linkage group LG3, FraVesHawaii_1.0, whole genome shotgun sequence harbors:
- the LOC101293081 gene encoding wall-associated receptor kinase 3-like, coding for MTHISLEGELQIIQEIAYDCYNDMNEPLFSNNPSLSLPTPYTISDTKNKFIVVGCDALALFQGHRGDENYTTGCMSICNDNVGSANASCSGIGCCQTSIPSGLQSLGMKTDQFVNEVIVLSQINHRNVVRLLGCCLETEVPLLVHEFITQGTLFEHIHKNKGKGSLLSWELRLKIASETAGALAYLHSSTSTPIIHRDVKTMNILLDDNYTAKVSDFGASRFIPIDQTQLATLVQGTFGYLDPEYFHSNQLTEKSDVYSFGVVLAELLTSRVALSFARPEAERCLAHFFVCSVEDGNLNQILCDDIVKEEDIDQRVIENVAHLAKRCLRVKGEERPTMREVTMELEGMIMTKHPWGSADHNFPEETMHLLGSPNTFMDYIVDVDGDGGPGTTSACDSMQLELLNSYADGR
- the LOC101293382 gene encoding uncharacterized protein LOC101293382 produces the protein MPFVIPRMCMIRQLCSLVVGMIVLRSVPTATAAPPPHALPRCTGNCGALPIPYPFGIGDGCYLRPEFNITCDQSTTPPSANLTNTTTSITHFSIVEGELQVLQAVAQDCYDDKGVLINNKPSSLELPFPYTISERNEFYAVGCNSIATYQGTRILGPDEEENSGNTVTVCENRLGKELPAVCNLFGCARSSVPAGLHNISVTLAALGSQRRVNDSWNVKYPCSYAFINEQDNFTFAEARSFQQLQTTRQLLPVILNWVIDTRVTGEKSDTCDKALLREDYPCKENSRCINQQRQFLHYRPVNVPVGYLCQCLPGYEGNPYVGCRGNDDSFFELYTNTDLQAQRYNCITANRGPKTYFHDSAADHKTGVAIRQRSEKKARETCCTFMYLNIDECSMLRSCVNGACVNMPGNYSCVCHKGYRNYTTLDGRFCIEDDPGTKQAPLLLIYMFAAGIPGILFLVIGTWWFYKAIKKRKSNKRKKMFYKQNGGLLLEQQLSSGEVNVEKIKLFSSNELEKATDHFNANRILGEGGQGTVYKGMLTDGRIVAVKKSKIVDGSEIADFINEIVILSQINHRHVVQLLGCCLETEIPLLVYEYLPNGTLSHYIHNQDQEFPLTWETRLRISIEVAGALSYLHSSASCPIYHRDIKAANILLDDKDRAKVADFGTSRSVSIDHTHLTTLVHGTFGYLDPEYFHSSQFTDKSDVYSFGVVLAELLTGQKPVSVTRSQESRSLAAYFLLSMEQNLLFHILDDQVINDGGKEVITAVANLARRCLNMKGKKRPTMKEVAVELERIRLSTKGFDHVQEYLTDNGDVPTQGITTEAHWDAVSTSTDFFTEGGTGSSWDVQPLLFDTLYSAMALHVILIMQFSVMGVLLVALAAADQALLPQALPGCTDRCGDLVIPYPFGIGEGCYLRPEFQITCDQSMEPPSANWTDSNIHITNFWLTEGEMQIMSYTARDCYDQKGEGTYQNSPELTLIPPYTISATKNKFIAVGCDTYAIFTGYQGEQRYITECMSLCNSLGSVDESCSGVGCCQTSIPSGMKNRTVTLSSYYNHSDIWSFNPCSYAFIVQEGHFRFSNTSFQELSVTEQVPMVIDWAIGNEPDPCDAAERRQDFACNNNSECVNHDNRNGYVCECFPGNEGNPYLPDGCQDIDNCKDSNPCKIGTCVNSPPGDYSCLCPKGYRNDVMDEKTCIKENPKNQSKITLLLVISLSVSLGFLVILVGISWIYWAMKKRDFIKLKVKYFRENGGLLLQQQLASHGMVTAKLYSAEELEKATNYYHVSTVLGKGSYGTVYKGILPDNKEVAVKKSKTGPRAQSDQFVNEVIIVSEINHRNVVRLLGCCLETEVPLLVYEFISRGTLSEHIHKEVKGTSLSLGLRLKIAAETAEALAYLHSSTSMPIIHRDVKATDILLDESYTAKVSDFGASRLVPLDQNQLSTLVQGTLGYLDPEYLLTNQLTEKSDVYSFGVVLVELLTSKVALSFDRCEEERSLASFFVRSIQEDRLKEIIDDDIVNDGNVDETLKNMANLAKRRLRLKGEERPTMKEVATELDGMRTKIMHPRGKADFGSEETENLETGTVDGKCDYGFSSTITSTASWYDSMQKQMLMPYDDG